A stretch of the Oncorhynchus tshawytscha isolate Ot180627B unplaced genomic scaffold, Otsh_v2.0 Un_contig_6133_pilon_pilon, whole genome shotgun sequence genome encodes the following:
- the LOC121843302 gene encoding cilia- and flagella-associated protein 251-like, giving the protein MPLADALRPMIQQQDYFDICAAGTSVEKMRLLFTAVDSGGEKVKSAFYKSLMREEPDLVLDILKAEPDRVINLLGEELGISPKTNVVDDDPPDESGSNRVEMMEMQPLLGPGSETERGGRQAVDALEDQEREEGRQAIDALEDQEREEGRQAVDALEDQERGGRQAVYALEDQEREEGRQAVDALEDQEREEGRQAIDALEDQEREEGRQAVDALEDQERGGRQAVYALEDQEREEGRQDVDALEDQEREEEDRLLML; this is encoded by the exons ATGCCATTAGCAGACGCCCTGAGGCCCATGATCCAACAACAGGATTACTTTGATATCTGTGCTGCTGGGACCAGCGTGGAGAAGATGAGGCTTCTGTTCACGGCCGTAGATTCAGGCGGGGAAAAGGTGAAATCAGCCTTTTACAAGAGTCTGATGAGAGAAGAACCTGATTTAGTCCTAGACATACTGAAAGCAGAACCTGATCGAGTCATAAACCTACTGGGTGAAGAACTGG GTATATCTCCAAAAACaaatgttgttgatgatgatccACCTG ATGAGTCTGGGAGTAACAGAGTTGAAATGATGGAGATGCAACCTTTACTGGGTCCTGGatcagagacggagagaggaggaagacaggctGTTGATGCTCTAGAagaccaggagagagaggagggaagacagGCTATTGATGCTCTAGAagatcaggagagagaggagggaagacagGCTGTTGACGCTCTAGAagatcaggagagaggaggaagacaggctGTTTATGCTCTAGAagaccaggagagagaggagggaagacagGCTGTTGATGCTCTAGAagaccaggagagagaggagggaagacagGCTATTGATGCTCTAGAagatcaggagagagaggagggaagacagGCTGTTGACGCTCTAGAagatcaggagagaggaggaagacaggctGTTTATGCTCTAGAagaccaggagagagaggagggaagacagGATGTTGATGCTCTAGAagatcaggagagagaggaggaagacaggctGTTGATGCTCTAG
- the LOC112240808 gene encoding LOW QUALITY PROTEIN: RNA demethylase ALKBH5 (The sequence of the model RefSeq protein was modified relative to this genomic sequence to represent the inferred CDS: inserted 3 bases in 2 codons) produces MSASGFSDLREKLKSMTPHRDNYKNRVTDKDDSYKNRKVKVTDGGSSNGNGRKRKHRDSSEDEVEPVESREQEARRVQSGIVQVEVFSKEDCDVIEGKINEVVANGEAGLYREHTVDRAPXRNKYFFGEGYTYGAQLEKRGPGQERLYPKGEVDDIPTWVHDLVITKLVASGVVPEGFVNSAVINDYQPGGCIVSHVDPLHIFARPIVSVSFFSDSALCFGCRFQFKPIRVSEPVLELPVRRGSVTVLSGYAADDITHCIRPQDIKERRAVIILRKTRPDAPRVDQXAPPLTPPPERHAPLKAKRSHRRADPDAAHRPRVLEMDKEENRHSSSSSRLHRRSNSSENYWRRSRDGDVSRKVKMRRH; encoded by the exons ATGTCAGCCAGTGGTTTCTCCGACCTGCGGGAAAAGCTGAAGTCCATGACTCCTCACCGGGACAATTACAAAAACAGAGTTACCGATAAGGACGACAGTTACAAAAATAGGAAAGTTAAAGTTACCGACGGAGGTAGTAGTAACGGGAACGGCCGGAAGCGGAAGCACCGAGATTCCTCCGAGGATGAGGTCGAGCCTGTGGAGTCCCGTGAGCAG gAGGCGAGGCGTGTCCAGAGTGGCATTGTTCAGGTAGAGGTCTTCTCTAAAGAGGACTGTGATGTCATTGAGGGCAAGATAAATGAGGTGGTTGCTAACGGAGAAGCGGGGCTTTACCGGGAACACACCGTAGATCGGGCAC TACGGAACAAATATTTCTTTGGAGAG GGCTATACATACGGGGCCCAGCTAGAGAAGAGAGGACCTGGTCAGGAGAGATTGTACCCTAAAGGAGAGGTGGACGACATCCCGACCTGGGTTCACGACCTCGTCATCACTAAACTGGTCGCCAGCGGGGTCGTACCTGAAG GTTTTGTGAACTCAGCGGTGATCAACGACTACCAACCAGGCGGCTGCATCGTGTCACATGTCGACCCGCTCCACATCTTCGCCCGGCCAATCGTATCCGTGTCCTTCTTCTCAGACTCGGCCCTCTGCTTCGGCTGCCGCTTCCAGTTTAAACCAATCAGAGTGTCTGAGCCCGTCCTTGAGCTTCCTGTCAGGAGAGGAAGTGTTACTGTCCTCAG tggctACGCGGCTGATGACATCACCCACTGTATCCGCCCCCAGGACATCAAGGAGAGACGAGCCGTCATCATCCTCAGGAA GACGAGACCAGATGCTCCCCGTGTAGACCA agcccctcccctaacccctccCCCTGAGAGACACGCCCCTCTGAAGGCCAAACGCTCTCACCGCAGAGCTGACCCAGACGCTGcacacag accgAGGGTTCTGGAGATGGATAAGGAGGAGAATCGTCACTCCTCCTCTTCGTCCCGCCTTCATCGCCGTAGCAACAGCTCCGAGAACTACTGGAGGCGGAGCCGAGATGGCGACGTGTCACGCAAGGTCAAGATGCGGCGTCACTGA